The DNA segment TGCCGGGACCATCCGTTTAATATCTGCTCGAAAAGCGACACCATCGGAAAGGAAACAATATGAAAAAGGAATATAATTTTGAAAATGCCAAAAGAGGCCAGGTTGTTCCAACCAAAGGAAAAACCAGAATTACAATATATCTTGATACCGATGTCCTTGAAGATTTCCGTGAACGAGCGGATAAGGCGGGGTATGGTTATCAAACGATGATCAATGAAGCCCTTAGAGAATACCTTTCCAAAAGCGGAAAACCGCTCAATGAGGAAGTTATCCGTCAGGTAATCCGAGAAGAATTGGACCGCACGGCTCATCATTGATCGCACGCTTTACTTTTCACTTTTTCCATTTACGGCCTTGCATTCATTTGAGGTGTTCCCTCACCGCTTTCTTACAAAAAGTGCGATGTCCCTTCGGAGATGCGTTTTTCCCGAGCGCGTAATACATCTGCGTGCCAGGATGGGGGGGATATCCCATAATTTGTAAAGCCTTTTCCGCTCTGCTCAATCTTTCATAATAAATTCCACCATTGCTTTCATTCCGGCTGTTTACAGGGCTTCGCCCTCTGCCGGGGGATAGCGGTACAGCACGTACAAAAGCCCCAGGGCGGCTATGGTGAGTATGGTAAAGACCACAAAGCCGTTGCTGTAGCCGGCTTGCGGGGAGATGGTTACAAACAGGCCCATGGCCGGGGGATCACAAATCCGCCAAATGCGCCCAGGCCGCCCACGATGCCCGAGGCCCCGCCCACTGCTGCCGGGGTGTAGCGCGGCACCAGCTTGAACACGGCTGCGTTGGCAAAGCCCATGCCTAATGCCATGATCATCTGGCCCAAAAGGGCCAGGGCAAAGGATTGGGTCACCAGGACCATGAGGATGGAGCCGGCAATGACGGCTGCAAAGGAAAACAGGGCCACTTTTTCGCCGGTGAAAATGTCTGCGGCCCGGCCGCCGGCCACACGGAGCAGGGAGGAGGAAAGGGAGTAA comes from the Desulfobacterales bacterium genome and includes:
- a CDS encoding BrnA antitoxin family protein, giving the protein MKKEYNFENAKRGQVVPTKGKTRITIYLDTDVLEDFRERADKAGYGYQTMINEALREYLSKSGKPLNEEVIRQVIREELDRTAHH